A section of the Oncorhynchus tshawytscha isolate Ot180627B linkage group LG09, Otsh_v2.0, whole genome shotgun sequence genome encodes:
- the LOC112259113 gene encoding solute carrier family 13 member 5-like isoform X1: protein MSVFSDQAKMVSSLQIMWMFKDEVILFCTPFLLLPLPLLIGTMEARCAYVIALMAVYWCTEVLPLAVTALLPAVLFPLLGIMESKQVCMQYLKDTNMLFVGGLMVAVAVETWNLHKRIALRVLLVVGVRPALLMLGFMGVTAFLSMWISNTATTAMMVPIVQAVLEQLNSPQNGEKPLPIPQSQENGMIPEERLENSSNPQDRLIIQDNHIPLEKPATEDKLDSPDKPVHQDNSLADGKPGEGHWAGGRGQSRGLVVVSMVLKEGTEAEEQVVEEEEEKERTKMCKGLTLCVCYAASIGGTATLTGTGPNLVLTGQMSQLFPQNGDAVNFASWFAFAFPTMLLMLTLAWLWLQLVFIGFDLKRTWGCGAVQTEKEHAAYDLIREEHRRLGPVSYGELSVLGLFILLVVLWFTRSPGFINGWATHIFNTKAEFVTDATVAVFVAVLLFVLPSEPPRYLCFWRTQSFDTEPPRGPTPALLTWQVTQRKMPWSIVLLLGGGFALAKGSEVSGLSRWLGDQMIPLCSIPPWAITVILCLLTAIFTECASNVATATLFLPILASMSQSIGVNPLYVMVPCTLSASFAFMLPVATPPNAIVFSYGYLKVSDMAKTGIVMNILGILCITLAINSWGRAIFNLDTFPSWANTTANITTGR from the exons ATGTCAGTATTCTCTGATCAAGCGAAGATGGTGTCTTCGCTCCAGATTATGTGGATGTTCAAGGATGAGGTGATTCTGTTCTGTACACCGTTCCTGCTCCTCCCGCTGCCTCTACTGATCGGAACCATG gagGCAAGATGTGCCTATGTGATAGCTCTGATGGCAGTGTACTGGTGTACTGAGGTATTGCCACTAGCGGTGACTGCTCTCCTGCCCGctgtccttttccctctgttAGGCATCATGGAGTCCAAGCAG GTGTGTATGCAGTACCTGAAGGACACCAACATGCTGTTTGTAGGCGGTCTGATGGTAGCTGTTGCCGTGGAGACATGGAACCTTCACAAGCGCATCGCCCTCAGGGTTCTACTTGTTGTGGGGGTGCGGCCTGCCCT TCTGATGCTAGGGTTCATGGGTGTGACAGCGTTCCTGTCCATGTGGATCAGTAACACAGCCACCACAGCTATGATGGTCCCCATTGTCCAGGCTGTCCTGGAGCAGCTCAACAGCCCACAGAATGGGGAGAAGCCCTTGCCCATCCCCCAGAGCCAGGAGAATGGTATGATTCCTGAGGAAAGACTGGAGAACAGTTCAAACCCACAGGACAGACTTATCATCCAGGACAATCACATTCCACTGGAGAAACCAGCCACAGAGGATAAACTGGACTCCCCAGACAAACCAGTTCACCAGGACAACTCTCTGGCTGATGGGAAGCCAGGTGAGGGGCACTGGGCTGGGGGCAGAGGTCAGAGCAGGGGGCTAG TGGTAGTGTCCATGGTCTTGAAGGAGGGGACTGAAGCAGAGGAGCAGgttgtggaggaagaggaggagaaggagaggacgaAGATGTGTAAAGGCTtgacgttgtgtgtgtgttacgctgCCAGCATCGGAGGCACTGCCACTCTCACTGGTACCGGACCCAACCTCGTCCTCACAGGGCAGATGAGCCA ACTCTTCCCTCAGAACGGTGACGCGGTTAACTTTGCCTCGTGGTTCGCCTTTGCCTTCCCCACAATGCTGCTAATGCTGACGCTGGCCTGGCTCTGGCTCCAGCTCGTCTTCATCGGCTTCGA TCTGAAGCGTACGTGGGGCTGTGGTGCTGTGCAGACAGAGAAAGAACATGCAGCGTATGATTTGATCCGTGAGGAGCATCGTCGTCTGGGGCCAGTGTCCTATGGAGAGTTGAGTGTCCTGGGGCTCTTCATTCTGCTGGTGGTGTTGTGGTTCACACGAAGCCCAGGCTTCATCAACGGATGGGCAACCCACATCTTCAACACAAAGGCAGA GTTTGTGACTGATGCCACAGTGGCAGTGTTTGTTGCCGTGCTGTTGTTCGTCTTGCCCTCTGAACCCCCCCGCTACCTCTGCTTCTGGAGAACACAGAGCTTTGAcacag AGCCCCCCCGTGGCCCCACCCCTGCCCTGCTGACCTGGCAGGTGACCCAGAGGAAGATGCCCTGGAGCATTGTACTGCTGCTAGGAGGAGGCTTCGCTCTGGCTAAGGGCAgcgag GTGTCTGGTCTGTCGCGGTGGCTGGGTGATCAGATGATACCTCTCTGCTCCATCCCTCCTTGGGCCATCACAGTCATCCTCTGTCTCCTCACTGCCATCTTCACTGAGTGTGCCAGCAACGTGGCTACCGCTACACTCTTCCTGCCCATCCTAGCTTCCATG TCCCAATCCATAGGAGTGAACCCACTGTATGTGATGGTACCCTGTACCCTTAGTGCCTCCTTTGCCTTCATGCTCCCTGTCGCCACGCCTCCTAACGCCATCGTGTTCTCTTATGGATACCTGAAGGTGTCGGATATG gctAAGACAGGTATAGTGATGAACATCCTTGGGATCCTGTGTATCACTCTGGCCATTAACAGCTGGGGTAGAGCCATTTTCAACCTGGACACCTTCCCCTCCTGGGCCAACACCACCGCTAACATCACTACAGGAAGATGA
- the LOC112259113 gene encoding solute carrier family 13 member 5-like isoform X2: MSVFSDQAKMVSSLQIMWMFKDEVILFCTPFLLLPLPLLIGTMEARCAYVIALMAVYWCTEVLPLAVTALLPAVLFPLLGIMESKQVCMQYLKDTNMLFVGGLMVAVAVETWNLHKRIALRVLLVVGVRPALLMLGFMGVTAFLSMWISNTATTAMMVPIVQAVLEQLNSPQNGEKPLPIPQSQENGMIPEERLENSSNPQDRLIIQDNHIPLEKPATEDKLDSPDKPVHQDNSLADGKPVVVSMVLKEGTEAEEQVVEEEEEKERTKMCKGLTLCVCYAASIGGTATLTGTGPNLVLTGQMSQLFPQNGDAVNFASWFAFAFPTMLLMLTLAWLWLQLVFIGFDLKRTWGCGAVQTEKEHAAYDLIREEHRRLGPVSYGELSVLGLFILLVVLWFTRSPGFINGWATHIFNTKAEFVTDATVAVFVAVLLFVLPSEPPRYLCFWRTQSFDTEPPRGPTPALLTWQVTQRKMPWSIVLLLGGGFALAKGSEVSGLSRWLGDQMIPLCSIPPWAITVILCLLTAIFTECASNVATATLFLPILASMSQSIGVNPLYVMVPCTLSASFAFMLPVATPPNAIVFSYGYLKVSDMAKTGIVMNILGILCITLAINSWGRAIFNLDTFPSWANTTANITTGR; the protein is encoded by the exons ATGTCAGTATTCTCTGATCAAGCGAAGATGGTGTCTTCGCTCCAGATTATGTGGATGTTCAAGGATGAGGTGATTCTGTTCTGTACACCGTTCCTGCTCCTCCCGCTGCCTCTACTGATCGGAACCATG gagGCAAGATGTGCCTATGTGATAGCTCTGATGGCAGTGTACTGGTGTACTGAGGTATTGCCACTAGCGGTGACTGCTCTCCTGCCCGctgtccttttccctctgttAGGCATCATGGAGTCCAAGCAG GTGTGTATGCAGTACCTGAAGGACACCAACATGCTGTTTGTAGGCGGTCTGATGGTAGCTGTTGCCGTGGAGACATGGAACCTTCACAAGCGCATCGCCCTCAGGGTTCTACTTGTTGTGGGGGTGCGGCCTGCCCT TCTGATGCTAGGGTTCATGGGTGTGACAGCGTTCCTGTCCATGTGGATCAGTAACACAGCCACCACAGCTATGATGGTCCCCATTGTCCAGGCTGTCCTGGAGCAGCTCAACAGCCCACAGAATGGGGAGAAGCCCTTGCCCATCCCCCAGAGCCAGGAGAATGGTATGATTCCTGAGGAAAGACTGGAGAACAGTTCAAACCCACAGGACAGACTTATCATCCAGGACAATCACATTCCACTGGAGAAACCAGCCACAGAGGATAAACTGGACTCCCCAGACAAACCAGTTCACCAGGACAACTCTCTGGCTGATGGGAAGCCAG TGGTAGTGTCCATGGTCTTGAAGGAGGGGACTGAAGCAGAGGAGCAGgttgtggaggaagaggaggagaaggagaggacgaAGATGTGTAAAGGCTtgacgttgtgtgtgtgttacgctgCCAGCATCGGAGGCACTGCCACTCTCACTGGTACCGGACCCAACCTCGTCCTCACAGGGCAGATGAGCCA ACTCTTCCCTCAGAACGGTGACGCGGTTAACTTTGCCTCGTGGTTCGCCTTTGCCTTCCCCACAATGCTGCTAATGCTGACGCTGGCCTGGCTCTGGCTCCAGCTCGTCTTCATCGGCTTCGA TCTGAAGCGTACGTGGGGCTGTGGTGCTGTGCAGACAGAGAAAGAACATGCAGCGTATGATTTGATCCGTGAGGAGCATCGTCGTCTGGGGCCAGTGTCCTATGGAGAGTTGAGTGTCCTGGGGCTCTTCATTCTGCTGGTGGTGTTGTGGTTCACACGAAGCCCAGGCTTCATCAACGGATGGGCAACCCACATCTTCAACACAAAGGCAGA GTTTGTGACTGATGCCACAGTGGCAGTGTTTGTTGCCGTGCTGTTGTTCGTCTTGCCCTCTGAACCCCCCCGCTACCTCTGCTTCTGGAGAACACAGAGCTTTGAcacag AGCCCCCCCGTGGCCCCACCCCTGCCCTGCTGACCTGGCAGGTGACCCAGAGGAAGATGCCCTGGAGCATTGTACTGCTGCTAGGAGGAGGCTTCGCTCTGGCTAAGGGCAgcgag GTGTCTGGTCTGTCGCGGTGGCTGGGTGATCAGATGATACCTCTCTGCTCCATCCCTCCTTGGGCCATCACAGTCATCCTCTGTCTCCTCACTGCCATCTTCACTGAGTGTGCCAGCAACGTGGCTACCGCTACACTCTTCCTGCCCATCCTAGCTTCCATG TCCCAATCCATAGGAGTGAACCCACTGTATGTGATGGTACCCTGTACCCTTAGTGCCTCCTTTGCCTTCATGCTCCCTGTCGCCACGCCTCCTAACGCCATCGTGTTCTCTTATGGATACCTGAAGGTGTCGGATATG gctAAGACAGGTATAGTGATGAACATCCTTGGGATCCTGTGTATCACTCTGGCCATTAACAGCTGGGGTAGAGCCATTTTCAACCTGGACACCTTCCCCTCCTGGGCCAACACCACCGCTAACATCACTACAGGAAGATGA
- the LOC112257794 gene encoding alpha-2-antiplasmin isoform X1 encodes MLERRTGTVIVWKGGVMSSVNSVCSVLQAICWDMVLYLAVLLLLCLCRQGLTDETGMVAPEDHSCGEQMFRQEAWRSVGGAIERLGRKLLDSLQAGPEQPNVIISPLSVALALAQLSLGAHNETQKLLLSSLHAHTVPCYHHTLGSLLQHLTNTSLQVATRMYLRPEFEVYQSFIAESLRRYRSEPAPLISVEEVNRWVEEATKGHMTNFLPSIPHDMVLMLINAVHFKGEWEARFDPQLTQKGEFYLDNKNFVHVDMMRSAKYPLSLLEDGELGAQVARFPFKGNTSFLVVMPLPGRGNVSSLVAKLNISDLYRRLPQESTMQVQLPKFTLQYRQELQEALSSMGMGSLFSGPDLSGISAVPLQVSSVRHACGVELSEEGAEASAATSVTIMRSVPIFFVNSPFLFALVDHTSLAPLFLGTVTNPAPDTSPMHIDSQLGDDPHGNNTQSDSTNSNNVQSDGPHSSNNVL; translated from the exons ATGTTAGAGCGTCGTACTGGAACAGTCATTGTTTGGAAAGGTGGTGTGATGTCAAGTGTTAATTCT GTTTGTTCTGTTTTGCAGGCTATCTGTTGGGATATGGTGCTGTATCTGGCTGTGCTCTTGCTGCTCTGCCTCTGTCGGCAGGGACTAACT GATGAAACTGGTATGGTAGCTCCTGAGGACCACTCCTGTGGAGAGCAGATGTTCAGACAGGAGGCCTGGCGGTCAGTAGGAGGTGCTATTGAGAGACTGGGCCGGAAACTACTGGATAGCCTGCAGGCAGGGCCGGAGCAGCCCAATGTCATCATATCACCCTTAAGTGTGGCCCTCGCACTAGCACAGCTCTCACTGG GAGCTCACAACGAGACCCAGAAGTTGCTGCTCAGTTCTCTACATGCCCACACTGTACCCTGCTACCATCACACCCTGGGCAGCCTGCTCCAACACCTCACCAACACTTCCCTACAGGTGGCCACACGCATGTACCTgcgcccag aGTTTGAGGTGTACCAGTCCTTTATTGCAGAATCCCTGCGTAGGTACAGATCAGAGCCTGCCCCCCTGATCTCAGTGGAGGAGGTCAACCGATGGGTGGAGGAGGCCACCAAAGGTCACATGACCAATTTCCTGCCCAGTATTCCGCATGACATGGTGCTAATGCTTATCAATGCTGTGCATTTCAAAG GTGAGTGGGAGGCTCGCTTTGACCCTCAGCTCACACAGAAAGGGGAATTCTACCTGGACAACAAAAACTTTGTCCATGTGGACATGATGCGCTCAGCCAAGTACCCACTGAGCCTGTTAGAAGATGGGGAGCTTGGAGCTCAG GTTGCACGTTTTCCGTTTAAGGGAAACACCAGCTTCCTAGTAGTGATGCCGTTGCCAGGAAGAGGAAATGTGTCATCGCTGGTGGCCAAGCTAAACATCTCGGACCTGTACAGGCGTCTACCTCAGGAGAGCACCATGCAGGTCCAACTGCCGAAGTTCACCCTGCAGTACCGTCAAGAGCTACAGGAGGCGCTGTCCAGCATGG GTATGGGATCTCTGTTCTCTGGTCCTGATCTGTCTGGTATATCGGCGGTTCCTCTGCAGGTGTCCAGTGTGCGTCACGCTTGCGGGGTGGAGCTCAGTGAGGAAGGGGCCGAAGCATCTGCAGCCACCTCTGTTACCATAATGCGCTCCGTTCCCATCTTCTTTGTAAACTCCCCCTTTCTGTTCGCCCTGGTAGACCACACCTCCCTTGCTCCCCTCTTCCTGGGCACTGTCACTAACCCTGCCCCTGACACCAGCCCAATGCACATTGACAGTCAACTCGGTGATGATCCCCATGGCAACAATACCCAAAGTGACAGCACTAATAGTAACAATGTACAGAGTGACGGTCCCCATAGCAGCAACAATGTACTTTGA
- the LOC112257794 gene encoding alpha-2-antiplasmin isoform X2, translating into MLERRTGTVIVWKGGVMSSVNSAICWDMVLYLAVLLLLCLCRQGLTDETGMVAPEDHSCGEQMFRQEAWRSVGGAIERLGRKLLDSLQAGPEQPNVIISPLSVALALAQLSLGAHNETQKLLLSSLHAHTVPCYHHTLGSLLQHLTNTSLQVATRMYLRPEFEVYQSFIAESLRRYRSEPAPLISVEEVNRWVEEATKGHMTNFLPSIPHDMVLMLINAVHFKGEWEARFDPQLTQKGEFYLDNKNFVHVDMMRSAKYPLSLLEDGELGAQVARFPFKGNTSFLVVMPLPGRGNVSSLVAKLNISDLYRRLPQESTMQVQLPKFTLQYRQELQEALSSMGMGSLFSGPDLSGISAVPLQVSSVRHACGVELSEEGAEASAATSVTIMRSVPIFFVNSPFLFALVDHTSLAPLFLGTVTNPAPDTSPMHIDSQLGDDPHGNNTQSDSTNSNNVQSDGPHSSNNVL; encoded by the exons ATGTTAGAGCGTCGTACTGGAACAGTCATTGTTTGGAAAGGTGGTGTGATGTCAAGTGTTAATTCT GCTATCTGTTGGGATATGGTGCTGTATCTGGCTGTGCTCTTGCTGCTCTGCCTCTGTCGGCAGGGACTAACT GATGAAACTGGTATGGTAGCTCCTGAGGACCACTCCTGTGGAGAGCAGATGTTCAGACAGGAGGCCTGGCGGTCAGTAGGAGGTGCTATTGAGAGACTGGGCCGGAAACTACTGGATAGCCTGCAGGCAGGGCCGGAGCAGCCCAATGTCATCATATCACCCTTAAGTGTGGCCCTCGCACTAGCACAGCTCTCACTGG GAGCTCACAACGAGACCCAGAAGTTGCTGCTCAGTTCTCTACATGCCCACACTGTACCCTGCTACCATCACACCCTGGGCAGCCTGCTCCAACACCTCACCAACACTTCCCTACAGGTGGCCACACGCATGTACCTgcgcccag aGTTTGAGGTGTACCAGTCCTTTATTGCAGAATCCCTGCGTAGGTACAGATCAGAGCCTGCCCCCCTGATCTCAGTGGAGGAGGTCAACCGATGGGTGGAGGAGGCCACCAAAGGTCACATGACCAATTTCCTGCCCAGTATTCCGCATGACATGGTGCTAATGCTTATCAATGCTGTGCATTTCAAAG GTGAGTGGGAGGCTCGCTTTGACCCTCAGCTCACACAGAAAGGGGAATTCTACCTGGACAACAAAAACTTTGTCCATGTGGACATGATGCGCTCAGCCAAGTACCCACTGAGCCTGTTAGAAGATGGGGAGCTTGGAGCTCAG GTTGCACGTTTTCCGTTTAAGGGAAACACCAGCTTCCTAGTAGTGATGCCGTTGCCAGGAAGAGGAAATGTGTCATCGCTGGTGGCCAAGCTAAACATCTCGGACCTGTACAGGCGTCTACCTCAGGAGAGCACCATGCAGGTCCAACTGCCGAAGTTCACCCTGCAGTACCGTCAAGAGCTACAGGAGGCGCTGTCCAGCATGG GTATGGGATCTCTGTTCTCTGGTCCTGATCTGTCTGGTATATCGGCGGTTCCTCTGCAGGTGTCCAGTGTGCGTCACGCTTGCGGGGTGGAGCTCAGTGAGGAAGGGGCCGAAGCATCTGCAGCCACCTCTGTTACCATAATGCGCTCCGTTCCCATCTTCTTTGTAAACTCCCCCTTTCTGTTCGCCCTGGTAGACCACACCTCCCTTGCTCCCCTCTTCCTGGGCACTGTCACTAACCCTGCCCCTGACACCAGCCCAATGCACATTGACAGTCAACTCGGTGATGATCCCCATGGCAACAATACCCAAAGTGACAGCACTAATAGTAACAATGTACAGAGTGACGGTCCCCATAGCAGCAACAATGTACTTTGA
- the LOC112257794 gene encoding alpha-2-antiplasmin isoform X3, which translates to MVLYLAVLLLLCLCRQGLTDETGMVAPEDHSCGEQMFRQEAWRSVGGAIERLGRKLLDSLQAGPEQPNVIISPLSVALALAQLSLGAHNETQKLLLSSLHAHTVPCYHHTLGSLLQHLTNTSLQVATRMYLRPEFEVYQSFIAESLRRYRSEPAPLISVEEVNRWVEEATKGHMTNFLPSIPHDMVLMLINAVHFKGEWEARFDPQLTQKGEFYLDNKNFVHVDMMRSAKYPLSLLEDGELGAQVARFPFKGNTSFLVVMPLPGRGNVSSLVAKLNISDLYRRLPQESTMQVQLPKFTLQYRQELQEALSSMGMGSLFSGPDLSGISAVPLQVSSVRHACGVELSEEGAEASAATSVTIMRSVPIFFVNSPFLFALVDHTSLAPLFLGTVTNPAPDTSPMHIDSQLGDDPHGNNTQSDSTNSNNVQSDGPHSSNNVL; encoded by the exons ATGGTGCTGTATCTGGCTGTGCTCTTGCTGCTCTGCCTCTGTCGGCAGGGACTAACT GATGAAACTGGTATGGTAGCTCCTGAGGACCACTCCTGTGGAGAGCAGATGTTCAGACAGGAGGCCTGGCGGTCAGTAGGAGGTGCTATTGAGAGACTGGGCCGGAAACTACTGGATAGCCTGCAGGCAGGGCCGGAGCAGCCCAATGTCATCATATCACCCTTAAGTGTGGCCCTCGCACTAGCACAGCTCTCACTGG GAGCTCACAACGAGACCCAGAAGTTGCTGCTCAGTTCTCTACATGCCCACACTGTACCCTGCTACCATCACACCCTGGGCAGCCTGCTCCAACACCTCACCAACACTTCCCTACAGGTGGCCACACGCATGTACCTgcgcccag aGTTTGAGGTGTACCAGTCCTTTATTGCAGAATCCCTGCGTAGGTACAGATCAGAGCCTGCCCCCCTGATCTCAGTGGAGGAGGTCAACCGATGGGTGGAGGAGGCCACCAAAGGTCACATGACCAATTTCCTGCCCAGTATTCCGCATGACATGGTGCTAATGCTTATCAATGCTGTGCATTTCAAAG GTGAGTGGGAGGCTCGCTTTGACCCTCAGCTCACACAGAAAGGGGAATTCTACCTGGACAACAAAAACTTTGTCCATGTGGACATGATGCGCTCAGCCAAGTACCCACTGAGCCTGTTAGAAGATGGGGAGCTTGGAGCTCAG GTTGCACGTTTTCCGTTTAAGGGAAACACCAGCTTCCTAGTAGTGATGCCGTTGCCAGGAAGAGGAAATGTGTCATCGCTGGTGGCCAAGCTAAACATCTCGGACCTGTACAGGCGTCTACCTCAGGAGAGCACCATGCAGGTCCAACTGCCGAAGTTCACCCTGCAGTACCGTCAAGAGCTACAGGAGGCGCTGTCCAGCATGG GTATGGGATCTCTGTTCTCTGGTCCTGATCTGTCTGGTATATCGGCGGTTCCTCTGCAGGTGTCCAGTGTGCGTCACGCTTGCGGGGTGGAGCTCAGTGAGGAAGGGGCCGAAGCATCTGCAGCCACCTCTGTTACCATAATGCGCTCCGTTCCCATCTTCTTTGTAAACTCCCCCTTTCTGTTCGCCCTGGTAGACCACACCTCCCTTGCTCCCCTCTTCCTGGGCACTGTCACTAACCCTGCCCCTGACACCAGCCCAATGCACATTGACAGTCAACTCGGTGATGATCCCCATGGCAACAATACCCAAAGTGACAGCACTAATAGTAACAATGTACAGAGTGACGGTCCCCATAGCAGCAACAATGTACTTTGA
- the LOC112257795 gene encoding LOW QUALITY PROTEIN: pigment epithelium-derived factor-like (The sequence of the model RefSeq protein was modified relative to this genomic sequence to represent the inferred CDS: deleted 2 bases in 1 codon), with translation MMQTTLLLCLGFLLSLSYAQLLETEEAGGEEEAVELFTTPRAKMAAATSDFGYNLFRALAGRNPKTNVLAPISISAVAPISISAVLTQLSMGASPDRSERWLYRALRYHTLQDPQLHDTLRDLLASLRAPGKGLSIAARVYLARRLRLKQEYFGVVEKQYGVRPKTLMGGAKDVNEINDWVKQQMGGKVDRFMSKALGRNSGVVPLGTAYFKVKWMTRFSKSGVMEDFQLVGEAPARISMMQQDNYPVKMGVDPDLGCTIAQIQMQDDVSMFVFLPDDVTQNMTLVEESLTAEFVQDLSMTLHPVQTALTLPVLKFSYSTDLLALLTDLGLDEFLADTDLTKITSQAAKLSSLNHKVVMEMAPEGTQYASSHPASTPLSYCVDHPFLFLVRDEASGALLFIGKVVNPRNLRI, from the exons atgaTGCAGACGACCCTGTTGCTGTGTTTGgggttcctcctctccctttcttatGCTCAGTTG ttggagacagaggaggcaggaggggaagaggaagctGTGGAGCTCTTTACCACACCCAGAGCAAAGATGGCCGCTGCCACCTCTGACTTCGGCTACAACCTGTTCCGGGCCTTGGCGGGTCGCAACCCAAAGACTAACGTG TTGGCCCCCATCAGCATCTCTGCAGTGGCCCCCATCAGCATCTCTGCAGTGCTCACTCAGCTATCCATGG gagcgTCTCCGGATCGTTCAGAGAGGTGGTTATACAGAGCTCTGAGGTATCACACCCTGCAGGACCCTCAGCTCCATGACACACTCAGAGACCTACTTGCATCACTCAGAGCACCTGGCAAAGGCCTCAGCATCGCTGCACGTGTCTACCTGGCCcgca GATTGCGTCTGAAGCAGGAATACTTTGGCGTGGTGGAGAAGCAGTATGGGGTGCGGCCCAAGACTCTGATGGGCGGGGCTAAAGATGTGAATGAGATCAATGATTGGGTCAAACAGCAGATGGGTGGCAAGGTCGACCGCTTCATGTCCAAGGCCCTGGGACGGAACTCTGGTGTAGTTCCTCTGGGCACCGCCTACTTCAAAG tgaagtGGATGACTCGGTTCAGCAAGAGTGGAGTGATGGAGGACTTCCAGCTTGTTGGAGAGGCTCCTGCCCGCATTTCCATGATgcagcaggacaattacccagTGAAGATGGGTGTAGACCCAGACCTGGGCTGTACA atTGCTCAGATCCAGATGCAGGATGACGTCAGCATGTTTGTGTTCCTTCCTGATGATGTCACTCAGAACATGACCTTGGTGGAGGAGAGCCTGACAGCTGAGTTTGTTCAggacctctccatgacccttcacCCCGTGCAGACGGCCCTCACACTGCCTGTCCTAAAATTCAGCTACTCCACTGACCTCCTGGCACTGCTCACTGACCTGG gTCTCGACGAATTTCTGGCAGACACGGACCTGACCAAGATCACGTCTCAGGCGGCGAAACTCAGCAGCCTCAATCATAAGGTTGTCATGGAGATGGCCCCAGAGGGCACCCAGTATGCCAGCTCCCACCCCGCCTCCACACCCCTTTCGTACTGCGTGGACCATCCCTTCCTGTTCCTGGTGAGGGATGAGGCCTCGGGGGCACTGCTCTTTATTGGCAAGGTGGTCAACCCACGCAATCTGAGGatataa